The Zonotrichia albicollis isolate bZonAlb1 chromosome 9, bZonAlb1.hap1, whole genome shotgun sequence genome has a window encoding:
- the KCNE4 gene encoding potassium voltage-gated channel subfamily E member 4 — protein MLKMDHANVTQAMLDAESPSTEKNNSNEYFYILIVMSFYGIFLIGIMLGYMKSKRKEKSSHLLLLYKDEEREWGEAAKPVPTAAGLRAVQLPMMLSMLQESVVPSLSCAICSMEGSSVSSESSSPDVHLTIQEEALDAELGEVSETPLNESSEGSVENLQRNS, from the coding sequence TGCTGAAGATGGACCATGCAAATGTGACCCAAGCTATGCTTGATGCTGAATCCCCCAGCACAGAGAAGAACAACAGCAACGAGTACTTTTACATCCTGATTGTCATGTCCTTCTACGGGATCTTCCTGATAGGAATAATGCTTGGCTACATGAAATCCAAAAGAAAGGAGAAGTCATCCCATTTGCTTCTGCTCTACAAAGATGAGGAGCGGGAGTGGGGGGAGGCCGCGAAGCCTGTGCCGACGGCGGCGGGGCTGAGGGCCGTGCAGCTCCCCATGATGCTGAGCATGCTGCAGGAGAGCGTGGTGCCCTCCCTGTCCTGTGCCATCTGCTCCATGGAGGGCAGCAGCGTCAGCTCCGAGTCCTCCTCCCCAGACGTGCACCTCACCATCCAGGAGGAAGCGCTGGATGCTGAGCTGGGGGAAGTGTCAGAAACGCCCCTCAATGAGAGCAGCGAGGGCTCTGTGGAAAACCTCCAGAGGAACTCCTAG